A genomic stretch from Falco biarmicus isolate bFalBia1 chromosome 17, bFalBia1.pri, whole genome shotgun sequence includes:
- the LOC130160290 gene encoding keratin, type I cytoskeletal 19-like isoform X2, giving the protein MATSFIQSSSSTYGGGFGGGGSRSSRLSSVRAGGTCRAPSIHGGSGGRGVSISSARYVSSVGGGYGGGLCAGFGSGYGGSYSGFGGGAACGFGGGAGFGGGFDIGGGFGGGDGLLSGNEKITMQNLNDRLASYLDKVRALEEANSDLEVKIRDWYQKQAPTSPARDYSNYYKIIEDLRDKILAATIDNSRVILEIDNARLAADDFRLKYENELFLRQSVESDINGLRRVLDELTLSRADLEMQIETLKEELAYLKKNHEEEMKEYSNQLSGTVNVEMDAAPGIDLTRILSEMREQYEALAEKNRKDAEAWFFTQTDELNREVATHTQQIQTSKSEITELRRTVQGLEIELQSQLSMKAGLEANLRDTEGRYCAQLAQIQALITSVEEQLSELRCDMERQNQEYRMLMDIKSRLEQEIATYRQLLEGQDSQYVTIYKFYDDWIISGRLRTSVEDDGKPVSTRERRF; this is encoded by the exons ATGGCTACTTCCTTCATCCAGAGCTCTTCTTCTACCTATGGTGGTGGCTTTGGGGGTGGTGGAAGCAGGAGCTCTCGCCTTTCTTCAGTCCGAGCAGGAGGAACCTGCCGAGCTCCAAGCATACATGGAGGATCTGGTGGCAGGGGTGTCTCCATCTCCTCAGCTAGGTATGTCTCCTCTGTAGGAGGTGGATATGGTGGTGGcttgtgtgctggttttggtagTGGTTATGGAGGAAGCTACAGTGGCTTCGGTGGTGGTGCAGCCTGTGGCTTTGGTGGAGGGGCTGGCTTTGGTGGAGGTTTTGACATTGGTGGTGGCTTTGGTGGTGGCGATGGCCTTCTCTctggaaatgaaaagataaCTATGCAGAATCTGAATGACCGTCTGGCCTCGTACCTGGACAAGGTACGAGCACTGGAAGAGGCAAATTCAGATTTAGAAGTTAAAATACGAGACTGGTACCAGAAGCAagctcccaccagcccagcccgggACTACAGCAATTATTACAAGATAATTGAAGATCTCCGAGACAAG ATCCTTGCAGCTACTATTGACAATTCCAGAGTCATTTTGGAGATTGACAatgccaggctggctgcagatGACTTCAGACTGAA ATATGAGAATGAGTTGTTCCTGCGCCAAAGCGTAGAGTCCGACATCAACGGCCTGCGCAGAGTCCTGGATGAGCTGACTCTGTCCAGAGCTGACCTGGAGATGCAGATTGAAACACTGAAGGAGGAGCTGGCCTACCTCAAGAAGAACCATGAGGAG GAAATGAAAGAGTATTCCAATCAGCTAAGTGGAACAGTCAATGTGGAAATGGATGCAGCTCCCGGCATTGACCTAACCAGAATTCTTTCTGAGATGAGGGAACAGTATGAAGCTCTGGCTGAGAAGAACCGTAAGGATGCTGAGGCCTGGTTCTTCACTCAG actgaTGAGCTGAACCGTGAAGTAGCCACCCATACACAACAGATACAGACCAGCAAATCGGAGATCACAGAACTGAGACGCACCGTCCAGGGCCTGGAGATTGAGCTCCAGTCACAGCTCAGCATG AAAGCTGGACTGGAAGCCAACTTGCGTGACACAGAAGGGCGATACTGCGCACAACTGGCACAGATTCAAGCCCTCATCACCAGCGTTGAGGAGCAATTGAGTGAACTTCGATGCGACATGGAGCGTCAGAACCAGGAGTACAGAATGCTCATGGACATCAAAAGCCGCCTGGAGCAGGAAATTGCCACATACCGCCAGTTGCTGGAGGGCCAGGACTCTCAGTACGTGACTATATATAAATTCTATGATGATTGGATAAT CAGTGGAAGACTTCGCACAAGCGTGGAAGATGATGGAAAACCTGTTTCTACTCGTGAAAGGAGATTCtaa
- the LOC130160290 gene encoding keratin, type I cytoskeletal 15-like isoform X1: MATSFIQSSSSTYGGGFGGGGSRSSRLSSVRAGGTCRAPSIHGGSGGRGVSISSARYVSSVGGGYGGGLCAGFGSGYGGSYSGFGGGAACGFGGGAGFGGGFDIGGGFGGGDGLLSGNEKITMQNLNDRLASYLDKVRALEEANSDLEVKIRDWYQKQAPTSPARDYSNYYKIIEDLRDKILAATIDNSRVILEIDNARLAADDFRLKYENELFLRQSVESDINGLRRVLDELTLSRADLEMQIETLKEELAYLKKNHEEEMKEYSNQLSGTVNVEMDAAPGIDLTRILSEMREQYEALAEKNRKDAEAWFFTQTDELNREVATHTQQIQTSKSEITELRRTVQGLEIELQSQLSMKAGLEANLRDTEGRYCAQLAQIQALITSVEEQLSELRCDMERQNQEYRMLMDIKSRLEQEIATYRQLLEGQDSQMSGVNPKDAFLSSGRLRTSVEDDGKPVSTRERRF, from the exons ATGGCTACTTCCTTCATCCAGAGCTCTTCTTCTACCTATGGTGGTGGCTTTGGGGGTGGTGGAAGCAGGAGCTCTCGCCTTTCTTCAGTCCGAGCAGGAGGAACCTGCCGAGCTCCAAGCATACATGGAGGATCTGGTGGCAGGGGTGTCTCCATCTCCTCAGCTAGGTATGTCTCCTCTGTAGGAGGTGGATATGGTGGTGGcttgtgtgctggttttggtagTGGTTATGGAGGAAGCTACAGTGGCTTCGGTGGTGGTGCAGCCTGTGGCTTTGGTGGAGGGGCTGGCTTTGGTGGAGGTTTTGACATTGGTGGTGGCTTTGGTGGTGGCGATGGCCTTCTCTctggaaatgaaaagataaCTATGCAGAATCTGAATGACCGTCTGGCCTCGTACCTGGACAAGGTACGAGCACTGGAAGAGGCAAATTCAGATTTAGAAGTTAAAATACGAGACTGGTACCAGAAGCAagctcccaccagcccagcccgggACTACAGCAATTATTACAAGATAATTGAAGATCTCCGAGACAAG ATCCTTGCAGCTACTATTGACAATTCCAGAGTCATTTTGGAGATTGACAatgccaggctggctgcagatGACTTCAGACTGAA ATATGAGAATGAGTTGTTCCTGCGCCAAAGCGTAGAGTCCGACATCAACGGCCTGCGCAGAGTCCTGGATGAGCTGACTCTGTCCAGAGCTGACCTGGAGATGCAGATTGAAACACTGAAGGAGGAGCTGGCCTACCTCAAGAAGAACCATGAGGAG GAAATGAAAGAGTATTCCAATCAGCTAAGTGGAACAGTCAATGTGGAAATGGATGCAGCTCCCGGCATTGACCTAACCAGAATTCTTTCTGAGATGAGGGAACAGTATGAAGCTCTGGCTGAGAAGAACCGTAAGGATGCTGAGGCCTGGTTCTTCACTCAG actgaTGAGCTGAACCGTGAAGTAGCCACCCATACACAACAGATACAGACCAGCAAATCGGAGATCACAGAACTGAGACGCACCGTCCAGGGCCTGGAGATTGAGCTCCAGTCACAGCTCAGCATG AAAGCTGGACTGGAAGCCAACTTGCGTGACACAGAAGGGCGATACTGCGCACAACTGGCACAGATTCAAGCCCTCATCACCAGCGTTGAGGAGCAATTGAGTGAACTTCGATGCGACATGGAGCGTCAGAACCAGGAGTACAGAATGCTCATGGACATCAAAAGCCGCCTGGAGCAGGAAATTGCCACATACCGCCAGTTGCTGGAGGGCCAGGACTCTCA GATGTCAGGAGTGAATCCTAAGGATG CATTTCTGAGCAGTGGAAGACTTCGCACAAGCGTGGAAGATGATGGAAAACCTGTTTCTACTCGTGAAAGGAGATTCtaa